The Trypanosoma brucei brucei TREU927 chromosome 9, whole genome shotgun sequence genome includes a window with the following:
- a CDS encoding variant surface glycoprotein (GPI-Anchor Signal predicted for Tb09.244.1580 by DGPI v2.04 with cleavage site probability 0.75399995 near 527), which translates to MFSTPNTAPCSLQASRNNTRRNTRQKMTLSCLLLAALAIMLPLSAEKAAAAAGDSLKAAAWQPVCQLAEALNKVPSNSKLRLRALITTTQGQRLAAAKLGVYALLAEEAQESKAAVVLAAWYSRLADLNDNLLKTTLVDTTIDAVASSIYVKGRADEALNILAQAKTTSNGCLLTDDSGTLAAHGPAKIGETPCSRKLEPPVLDTYENLDEVMDANGWKSSHATTAKADLAGSGGDKTCKLLTVDGAGFGAAKLDADLELGGGLWVVNKDDKQIKTVEIKKGSSTATKTGNMYQHAWHKLQALDSAEQETKPNATEGAEATSELQAAITNTLHNGQEGAAGQPETAVLAVFPKPTGTSINNLLHRANEAQLPEKIAGVNAKTKLRSIVDTHKFQQIEGALILQLKNENTKLKTSKSDEQKDDESTKNQIHCNSIAEVEKCNADPKCSYETKTDGTKKCKFNSTKAKEKGIPVTQTQTGGTTGDGVKCSDHKDQSTCEKANEGKTTKVCGWRSGKDNEDEKDKVKCRDSSFLLSKQFTLSVVSAAFVALLF; encoded by the coding sequence ATGTTTTCTACACCAAACACAGCTCCTTGTTCACTTCAAGCCTCCAGAAATAATACAAGAAGGAACACTAGACAAAAAATGACGCTATCATGCTTGCTACTAGCGGCGCTAGCGATTATGCTACCACTGTCAGCGGaaaaggcagcagcagccgcaggcgATAGCCTCAAAGCCGCGGCTTGGCAGCCCGTATGCCAACTAGCAGAAGCTCTTAACAAAGTACCTTCAAATTCAAAGCTAAGACTAAGGGcattaataacaacaacacaaggcCAGCGACTCGCGGCAGCAAAACTCGGCGTTTACGCGCTGCTGGCAGAAGAAGCGCAAGAGTCCAAGGCCGCAGTGGTTTTAGCTGCCTGGTACAGCAGACTCGCCGACTTAAATGACAATCTGTTGAAGACCACTTTAGTTGACACCACAATCGACGCCGTGGCGAGCAGCATCTACGTAAAAGGTCGAGCCGACGAAGCACTAAACATTCTAGCGcaagcgaaaacaacaagcaaCGGATGCCTTCTGACGGACGACAGTGGGACTCTAGCGGCGCACGGCCCAGCAAAGATCGGAGAAACACCTTGCTCTCGGAAGCTGGAACCACCAGTACTCGACACCTACGAAAACCTGGATGAAGTAATGGACGCAAACGGATGGAAGAGCAGTCACGCAACAACGGCCAAAGCCGATCTGGCCGGCAGCGGCGGAGACAAAACGTGCAAATTGCTAACAGTAGACGGCGCAGGTTTCGGCGCAGCGAAACTGGACGCCGACTTAGAGCTAGGCGGCGGCCTGTGGGTAGTAAACAAAGACGACAAACAGATAAAAACAGTAGAAATCAAAAAAGGGTCAAGCACAGCGACGAAAACAGGAAACATGTACCAGCATGCGTGGCACAAGCTACAGGCCCTCGACAGCGCAGAGCAAGAAACGAAACCCAACGCAACCGAAGGCGCGGAAGCAACAAGCGAGCTACAAGCAGCAATAACCAACACGCTGCATAATGGACAGGAGGGAGCAGCAGGGCAGCCTGAGACTGCGGTACTAGCTGTATTCCCAAAACCGACTGGCACGAGCATAAATAATCTCCTACACAGGGCAAACGAAGCGCAGCTGCCGGAGAAGATTGCCGGAGTCAATGCAAAAACTAAACTCAGGAGCATTGTCGATACACACAAGTTTCAGCAGATAGAAGGCGCACTGATACTGCAGctaaaaaacgaaaacacaaaGCTAAAAACTTCAAAGTCAGATGAACAAAAAGACGATGAAAGCACGAAAAACCAAATCCACTGCAACAGCATTGCCGAGGTAGAAAAATGTAATGCTGATCCAAAATGCAGTtacgaaacaaaaactgATGGgacaaaaaagtgcaaatttaATTCGACAAAagctaaagaaaagggtaTCCCTGTAACACAAACTCAAACTGGAGGGACAACCGGCGATGGCGTCAAATGCTCCGATCATAAAGACCAGTCGACCTGTGAGAAGGCCAATGAAGGTAAGACTACCAAAGTTTGTGGTTGGAGAAGCGGAAAAGATAACGAGGATGAAAAGGACAAAGTTAAATGCCGCGATTCTAGTTTCCTCCTAAGCAAACAATTCACCCTCagcgtggtttctgctgcatttgtggctttgcttttttaa
- a CDS encoding variant surface glycoprotein, which produces MALLQSSGIRTAILIAVCGALSNRSAAHTSKHPLLATEIKPLCGLSGQLKTTALYVKQKLNQQATYTDSITQLARKLVVYSKTRTDDDDARIALALATEAQKLQEAATRKLLTMASKGTVLAVQAGLAAGIIDDFIALVAGVTPGGTTNNNCIINKDALSGTATFTTIAEQLPGCETTEIVTTEPPAKPILRGQDFTGFNNIKTLGNAATYSQTCCKLLQHASDADLTGAGYTGNKLLVAGGAIHVTSNNIQIAKLTNLSSAADQSVFENTQKKLKDFDVHKADDPATTHVALYTAALTSEAVKAATDIKLQKKRRTNQEINADSALESKVKGIIGSDADSFKNTYLDKVNKETIKLPKEWELELSYNKLENLETDAQYETILLYLSKVSQNNREQACTAVRQEQKQQETDETCEKKGTEDNYKDGCKWDGEGDNKKCVKDLDYKPKQVEEKDDGIKEEKCAGKQQEDCKSMDCKWKGENYKYSSFLVDKKMALSMDTAFKGLVEFSNFKNLFSIL; this is translated from the coding sequence ATGGCTTTACTTCAATCAAGCGGTATCCGAACGGCAATTCTGATCGCCGTTTGCGGGGCTTTATCAAACCGATCCGCAGCTCATACGTCAAAGCACCCACTACTTGCCACAGAAATTAAGCCTCTCTGCGGCCTATCAGGGCAGCTCAAAACTACAGCGCTTTACGTTAAGCAGAAGCTCAATCAGCAAGCGACTTACACGGATAGCATAACACAGCTAGCCCGAAAGTTGGTTGTCTATTCAAAGACGCGCAcagacgatgatgatgcacGAATTGCTCTCGCACTGGCCACTGAAGCACAAAAGCTGCAAGAAGCAGCAACACGAAAATTACTAACCATGGCATCTAAAGGAACTGTGCTAGCGGTACAGGCAGGACTAGCAGCCGGCATAATCGACGATTTTATAGCGCTAGTGGCCGGCGTAACGCCGGGAGGGacaaccaacaacaactgtaTCATCAACAAAGACGCATTAAGTGGAACAGCAACGTTCACCACGATCGCAGAACAATTGCCAGGCtgtgaaacaacagaaatagtAACAACTGAACCACCGGCGAAGCCGATTCTTCGAGGACAAGATTTTACCGGATTTAACAACATCAAAACCCTCGGCAACGCTGCCACCTACAGCCAAACATGCTGCAAATTGTTACAGCACGCCAGTGATGCGGACCTAACCGGAGCAGGCTATACCGGCAACAAGCTTTTAGTTGCCGGCGGCGCCATACACGTAACCTCCAACAACATACAAATAGCCAAACTAACCAACCTTTCATCAGCGGCAGACCAAAGCGTTTTCGAAAATACTCaaaaaaagttgaaggaCTTCGACGTGCATAAAGCAGATGACCCAGCAACAACTCACGTAGCGCTCTACACAGCGGCTCTTACATCAGAAGCAGTGAAAGCAGCGACAGACATAAAgctgcagaaaaaaagacgaacaAACCAAGAGATTAACGCCGACAGCGCGCTTGAAAGCAAAGTAAAGGGTATTATAGGATCTGATGCCGACAGTTTCAAGAACACATACCTCGACAAGgtcaacaaagaaacaataaagcTACCGAAAGAATGGGAGCTAGAGCTCAGCTACAACAAACTAGAAAACCTCGAAACCGATGCTCAGTACGAAACAATACTGCTATATCTAAGTAAAGTGTCTCAGAATAATAGGGAACAGGCATGCACTGCAGTTCGCCaagagcaaaagcagcaagaAACAGATGAAACgtgcgaaaagaaaggaacagaAGATAACTACAAAGatggctgcaaatgggaCGGCGAAGGCGACAATAAGAAGTGCGTAAAGGATCTTGATTACAAGCCAAAACAagtagaagaaaaagatgatggaattaaagaggagaaatgtgcagggaaacaacaagaagacTGCAAATCAATGGATTGTAAGTGGAAAGGTGAAAATTACAAatattccagttttctcgtcGATAAGAAAATGGCTCTGAGTATGGACACTGCTTTTAAGGGATTGGTAGAATTTTcgaattttaaaaatctttTCTCAATCTTatga